The DNA window GACATGCATACCGCCCGCCTGACCTCCAGCGAGCGCCACCGTATCGTTGAGCGCGTGATTCGCCGCGTCAACGAGCGCATCCCGGTCGCCTACCTGACCAATAAAGCCTGGTTCTGCGGCATGGAGTTCTACGTGGATGAAAGCGTGCTGGTGCCGCGTTCACCGATCGGCGAATTGATCAACGCGCGTTTCAGCGGCCTGGTGCCGCATGCTCCGCGGCATATTCTGGATATGTGCACCGGCAGCGGCTGCATCGCCATCGCCTGCAGCTACGCGTTCCCGGAAGCCGAAGTGGACGCTGTGGACATTTCCAGCGACGCGCTGGCGGTGACCGAACGCAACATACAGGCGCATGGCGTTGAACAGCAGGTGATCCCGATTCGCTCCGATCTGTTCCGCGATGTGCCGGCGATCCAATACGATCTGATCGTCACCAACCCGCCGTACGTCGACGCCGAAGATATGTCCGATCTGCCGCAGGAATTCCGCTTTGAGCCGGAGCTGGGCCTGGCCGCCGGCCACGATGGCCTGGATCTGGTGCGCCGCATTCTGGCCTGCGCGCCGGATTTCCTCAGCGATGACGGCGTGCTGATTTGTGAAGTCGGCAACAGCATGGTACATGTTATGGAACAGTATCCGGATATTCCGTTCACCTGGCTGGAGTTCGAAAACGGCGGTGACGGTGTGTTCATGCTGACCAAACAGCAATTGGTCGGCTGTGAAGCGCATTTTAGCGCGTACCGCAACTAATGTACTCACCAGGCCCGCAGCGCCGGGCCTGATAACGATAATAATCAACGGTAAAAGGAGCCGTGATGGCAGGGAACAGTATTGGGCAAATCTTCCGCGTCACCACTTTTGGTGAATCCCACGGTGTGGCGCTGGGATGTATCGTCGATGGCGTGCCGCCGGGCATCCCATTGACGGAAGCCGACTTACAACACGATTTGGATCGCCGCCGCCCAGGCACTTCCCGCTATACCACCCAACGCCGCGAGCCGGACCAGGTGCGTATTCTTTCCGGGGTGTTCGAGGGGGTAACGACCGGCACCAGCATCGGCCTGATCATTGAAAACACCGATCAGCGCTCGCAGGATTACGGGGCGATTAAAGATCTGTTCCGCCCAGGGCACGCTGATTATACCTATGAGCAAAAATACGGCGTGCGCGATTACCGCGGCGGCGGCCGTTCCTCGGCGCGTGAAACCGCGATGCGCGTGGCCGCAGGGGCGATCGCCAAAAAATACCTGGCGCAGAAGTTTGGCGTGACCGTGCGCGGTTACCTGGCGCAGATGGGGGACGTTCACTGTGAACTGAAAGATTGGGAACAGGTTGAGCAGAACCCCTTCTTTTGCCCGGATCCCGCCAAACTGGAAGCGCTGGATGAATTGATGCGCGCCCTGAAGAAAGAAGGGGATTCGATTGGCGCGAAGGTCAGCGTAGTGGCTGAAAACGTGCCGGCCGGGCTTGGTGAACCGGTATTCGATCGCCTTGATGCCGATCTGGCCCATGCGCTGATGAGCATCAATGCGGTGAAAGGCGTGGAAATCGGCGATGGTTTTGCCGTGGTCACCAAGCGTGGCAGCGAAAACCGCGATGAAATCACCCCGCAGGGCTTCCAGAGCAACCATGCCGGCGGCATTCTGGGCGGTATCAGCAGCGGCCAGCCGGTGATCGCCCATCTGGCGCTGAAACCGACCTCCAGCATTACGGTGCCCGGGCGCACGATCAATCGCCAGGGCGAAGCGGTGGAAATGATCACCCGCGGCCGCCACGATCCCTGCGTTGGCATCCGTGCGGTGCCGATCGCCGAGGCGATGATGGCGATCGTGCTGATGGATCACCTGCTGCGCCAGCGTGCGCAAAACGGTGATGTGGCTTCCCCGGTTCCGCGTTGGTAGCCGCCATGAAAAACGTAATGTTCGGCCTTGTTGCGTTGCTGGCTTCGGCGTCTGCGATGGCGCTCACGCCGTGGCAGAAGATCGATCACCCGGTCGCCGGCGCGCCGCAGGCCATCGGTGGCTTCTCTAATGGCTGCCTGATTGGCGCGCAGCCGCTGCCGCTGGAAGCGGCGGATTATCAGGTGATGCGTACCGACCAACGCCGTTATTTCGGCCACCCGGATCTGCTGGCGTTTATTCAACGCCTGGGCAGCGAGGCCCGGCAGAATGCGCTGGGCACCGTCCTGATCGGCGACATGGCGATGCCGGCCGGCGGGCGCTTTAGCAGCGGCCACGCCAGCCACCAGTCGGGGCTGGACGT is part of the Gibbsiella quercinecans genome and encodes:
- the prmB gene encoding 50S ribosomal protein L3 N(5)-glutamine methyltransferase, which translates into the protein MDKIFVDEAVSELHTIQDMLRWTVSRFNAAAIYYGHGTDNPWDEAVQLVLPSLYLPLDIPEDMHTARLTSSERHRIVERVIRRVNERIPVAYLTNKAWFCGMEFYVDESVLVPRSPIGELINARFSGLVPHAPRHILDMCTGSGCIAIACSYAFPEAEVDAVDISSDALAVTERNIQAHGVEQQVIPIRSDLFRDVPAIQYDLIVTNPPYVDAEDMSDLPQEFRFEPELGLAAGHDGLDLVRRILACAPDFLSDDGVLICEVGNSMVHVMEQYPDIPFTWLEFENGGDGVFMLTKQQLVGCEAHFSAYRN
- the aroC gene encoding chorismate synthase — encoded protein: MAGNSIGQIFRVTTFGESHGVALGCIVDGVPPGIPLTEADLQHDLDRRRPGTSRYTTQRREPDQVRILSGVFEGVTTGTSIGLIIENTDQRSQDYGAIKDLFRPGHADYTYEQKYGVRDYRGGGRSSARETAMRVAAGAIAKKYLAQKFGVTVRGYLAQMGDVHCELKDWEQVEQNPFFCPDPAKLEALDELMRALKKEGDSIGAKVSVVAENVPAGLGEPVFDRLDADLAHALMSINAVKGVEIGDGFAVVTKRGSENRDEITPQGFQSNHAGGILGGISSGQPVIAHLALKPTSSITVPGRTINRQGEAVEMITRGRHDPCVGIRAVPIAEAMMAIVLMDHLLRQRAQNGDVASPVPRW